A part of Rhodamnia argentea isolate NSW1041297 chromosome 8, ASM2092103v1, whole genome shotgun sequence genomic DNA contains:
- the LOC115755825 gene encoding vacuolar-processing enzyme-like isoform X3 codes for MMSSSYVSLVPFLLLLLTALMMAAVSESRRSFQEILLQSGGVAATDGTQWAVLVAGSSGYYNYRHQADVCHAYQILKENGLKDENIIVFMYDDIAENEENPTKGIIINKPNGPDVYHGVPKDYTGDETTAANLYAVLLGNKTALSGGSGKVLNSGPNDHVFFYYTDHGSTGLVCMPVGDYIYANDLMNVLKQMEKAKKYMNMVIYIESCESGSMLQGLLPKDMGIYATTASNANESSWGYYCPDDPSAKYDTCLGDLYSIAWMEDSDAHNLGTETLRDQYLTVKKRTNLSHVMQYGNMALSEAFLSTYMGQSPKKVSSVPLDELSPSNSLAVPQRDADLIFFQRQVQKAPKGSVESAEAQKTLDEQMARRSHADRSINQIVNHLFGDSNAASILTAVRPEEQPVVDDWDCLKTFVRTYEQYCGRLSEYGMQYTRAMANMCNAGVDKDRMEAASIQACS; via the exons ATGATGAGCTCCTCATATGTTAGCCTTGTTCctttcctccttctcctcctcacGGCACTGATGATGGCTGCTGTGAGCGAGAGTCGGAGGAGCTTTCAAGAGATTCTGTTGCAGTCCGGTGGGGTTGCTGCAACTGACGGCACTCAATGGGCTGTCCTAGTCGCTGGATCCAGCGGTTATTACAATTACAGGCACCAG GCTGATGTTTGCCATGCCTACCAAATCCTTAAGGAAAATGGGTTGAAAGATGAGAACATCATCGTGTTCATGTACGACGACATCGCCGAGAATGAGGAAAATCCCACCAAAGGAATCATCATCAACAAACCCAATGGCCCTGATGTTTACCATGGAGTTCCCAAG GATTACACCGGTGATGAGACCACAGCAGCTAACTTGTATGCAGTCCTTCTTGGGAACAAGACGGCCCTCAGCGGGGGCAGCGGCAAGGTTTTGAACAGCGGCCCAAACGACCACGTCTTCTTCTATTACACCGACCACGGGAGCACGGGACTGGTGTGCATGCCCGTGGGGGACTACATATACGCGAATGACCTGATGAACGTGCTGAAGCAAATGGAGAAGGCGAAGAAGTACATGAACATGGTGATATACATAGAGTCCTGCGAGTCTGGGAGCATGCTGCAAGGGCTGCTCCCCAAGGACATGGGGATCTATGCGACCACGGCATCCAACGCCAACGAGAGCAGCTGGGGCTACTACTGCCCTGATGATCCTTCCGCCAAGTATGACACTTGTTTGGGGGATCTCTATAGCATTGCTTGGATGGAGGACAG TGATGCCCACAATTTGGGGACGGAAACATTGCGGGATCAATACTTAACGGTGAAGAAGAGGACCAATCTGTCCCATGTGATGCAATATGGAAACATGGCTCTCAGCGAGGCCTTCCTCTCCACTTACATGGGCCAAAGCCCCAAGAAAGTCTCTTCCGTTCCCTTGGACGAGCTCTCTCCTTCGAATTCCCTGGCTGTTCCCCAACGTGATGCTGATTTGATCTTTTTCCAACGCCAG GTGCAAAAAGCTCCGAAAGGGTCTGTCGAGAGTGCGGAAGCACAGAAGACACTAGACGAACAAATGGCTCGGCGATCGCATGCTGACCGCAGCATCAACCAAATTGTCAACCACCTGTTCGGTGATTCCAATGCTGCAAGCATCTTGACTGCTGTTCGACCTGAAGAACAACCTGTTGTTGATGACTGGGACTGCCTCAAGACATTT GTGAGGACTTATGAGCAATATTGTGGACGGCTGAGCGAGTACGGAATGCAATACACAAGAGCCATGGCGAACATGTGCAACGCTGGAGTAGACAAGGACCGTATGGAAGCAGCTTCTATTCAAGCTTGTTCTTGA
- the LOC115755825 gene encoding vacuolar-processing enzyme-like isoform X4, which produces MMSSSYVSLVPFLLLLLTALMMAAVSESRRSFQEILLQSGGVAATDGTQWAVLVAGSSGYYNYRHQADVCHAYQILKENGLKDENIIVFMYDDIAENEENPTKGIIINKPNGPDVYHGVPKDYTGDETTAANLYAVLLGNKTALSGGSGKVLNSGPNDHVFFYYTDHGSTGLVCMPVGDYIYANDLMNVLKQMEKAKKYMNMVIYIESCESGSMLQGLLPKDMGIYATTASNANESSWGYYCPDDPSAKYDTCLGDLYSIAWMEDSDAHNLGTETLRDQYLTVKKRTNLSHVMQYGNMALSEAFLSTYMGQSPKKVSSVPLDELSPSNSLAVPQRDADLIFFQRQVQKAPKGSVESAEAQKTLDEQMARRSHADRSINQIVNHLFGDSNAASILTAVRPEEQPVVDDWDCLKTFVSLHDLLINYTFDPYIF; this is translated from the exons ATGATGAGCTCCTCATATGTTAGCCTTGTTCctttcctccttctcctcctcacGGCACTGATGATGGCTGCTGTGAGCGAGAGTCGGAGGAGCTTTCAAGAGATTCTGTTGCAGTCCGGTGGGGTTGCTGCAACTGACGGCACTCAATGGGCTGTCCTAGTCGCTGGATCCAGCGGTTATTACAATTACAGGCACCAG GCTGATGTTTGCCATGCCTACCAAATCCTTAAGGAAAATGGGTTGAAAGATGAGAACATCATCGTGTTCATGTACGACGACATCGCCGAGAATGAGGAAAATCCCACCAAAGGAATCATCATCAACAAACCCAATGGCCCTGATGTTTACCATGGAGTTCCCAAG GATTACACCGGTGATGAGACCACAGCAGCTAACTTGTATGCAGTCCTTCTTGGGAACAAGACGGCCCTCAGCGGGGGCAGCGGCAAGGTTTTGAACAGCGGCCCAAACGACCACGTCTTCTTCTATTACACCGACCACGGGAGCACGGGACTGGTGTGCATGCCCGTGGGGGACTACATATACGCGAATGACCTGATGAACGTGCTGAAGCAAATGGAGAAGGCGAAGAAGTACATGAACATGGTGATATACATAGAGTCCTGCGAGTCTGGGAGCATGCTGCAAGGGCTGCTCCCCAAGGACATGGGGATCTATGCGACCACGGCATCCAACGCCAACGAGAGCAGCTGGGGCTACTACTGCCCTGATGATCCTTCCGCCAAGTATGACACTTGTTTGGGGGATCTCTATAGCATTGCTTGGATGGAGGACAG TGATGCCCACAATTTGGGGACGGAAACATTGCGGGATCAATACTTAACGGTGAAGAAGAGGACCAATCTGTCCCATGTGATGCAATATGGAAACATGGCTCTCAGCGAGGCCTTCCTCTCCACTTACATGGGCCAAAGCCCCAAGAAAGTCTCTTCCGTTCCCTTGGACGAGCTCTCTCCTTCGAATTCCCTGGCTGTTCCCCAACGTGATGCTGATTTGATCTTTTTCCAACGCCAG GTGCAAAAAGCTCCGAAAGGGTCTGTCGAGAGTGCGGAAGCACAGAAGACACTAGACGAACAAATGGCTCGGCGATCGCATGCTGACCGCAGCATCAACCAAATTGTCAACCACCTGTTCGGTGATTCCAATGCTGCAAGCATCTTGACTGCTGTTCGACCTGAAGAACAACCTGTTGTTGATGACTGGGACTGCCTCAAGACATTTGTGAGTCTCCATGATCTCCTTATCAATTATACGTTTGATCCATATAT TTTCTAA